The following proteins come from a genomic window of Venturia canescens isolate UGA chromosome 4, ASM1945775v1, whole genome shotgun sequence:
- the Tlk gene encoding serine/threonine-protein kinase tousled-like 2 isoform X4, with amino-acid sequence MLIHTRLLCTILRTKFITSLYRYETTNICHIVLLFFGFDQGGQNNATSKSVTIALATGTGPIVNNASAAVAPHSASIPSVAAVRCGQPTAVGIDWTRRENSTSRDQRNSSSSTASTNVQGQLSSQMSAGSQIQMAPQSTVNSGQSVHSQDSNMSTGSSHSDKEVDPNTPEKVPRTPSERKRKRKVDDGGGSGPGIVAKGARSAGTLDNKKINEYFPKHHVGSSPIRHAGAKSPSPQAGYPMYPPATQPLISPQVTPPNSSVAEFSSLMQPPRTLPQPPPPPPPTTAQPAGSMVSKQVQTTEELRHQMANQQKVIDQHKSHINKCIDVVKKLLKEKSNIEKKEARQKCMQNRLRLGQFVTQRVGATFQENWTDGYAFQELARRQEEITTEREEIDRQKKLLLKKRPSNSETGRKRSQQTPSLHNGTEATFLKPDAVPGSYTSQEYYEADEILKLRHSALKKEDADLQLEMEKLERERNLHIRELKRIHNEDQSRFNSHPVLNERYLLLMLLGKGGFSEVHKAFDLKEQRYVACKVHQLNKDWKEDKKANYIKHALREYNIHKALDHPRVVKLYDVFEIDANSFCTVLEYCDGHDLDFYLKQHKTIPEREARSIVMQVVSALKYLNEIKPPVIHYDLKPGNILLTEGNVCGEIKITDFGLSKVMDEENYNPDHGMDLTSQGAGTYWYLPPECFVVGKNPPKISSKVDVWSVGVIFYQCLYGRKPFGHNQSQATILEENIILKATEVQFANKPTVSNEAKSFIRSCLAYRKEERIDVLTLARHEYLQPPVPKHGRQANTQQIQQAQQAQQIQQAQQQQQTSFTTGMFSGMNASSSS; translated from the exons ATGTTGATTCATACACGTTTACTGTGTACGATACTTCGTACTAAATTCATTACTTCTTTGTACCGTTACGAAACAACGAATATCTGCCAtatcgttttattatttttcggcTTCGATCAG GGTGGTCAGAACAATGCGACGAGCAAAAGTGTAACGATCGCTCTGGCCACGGGAACAGGTCCGATTGTTAACAACGCTAGTGCCGCGGTGGCGCCACATTCAGCATCGATACCGAGTGTCGCTGCTGTAAGATGCGGACAGCCAACCGCCGTAGGAATAGACTGGACACGCCGTGAAAATTCAACTTCCCGTGATCAGCGTAATTCGTCGTCCAGCACCGCCTCGACAAACGTGCAAGGACAGCTATCATCTCAG ATGTCTGCTGGATCACAAATTCAGATGGCACCCCAATCCACGGTAAACTCTGGTCAGTCGGTTCATAGTCAAGACTCGAACATGAGCACCG GCTCGTCGCACAGCGACAAAGAAGTTGATCCTAATACGCCGGAAAAGGTGCCAAGAACACCttccgagagaaagagaaagcgaAAAGTGGATGACGGAGGTGGCAGCGGGCCTGGCATTGTTGCCAAAGGTGCTCGATCCGCTGGTACtctcgataataaaaaaatcaacgagtaCTTTCCTAAACACCACGTCGGCAGTAGTCCTATTAGACACGCCGGCGCTAAGAGCCCATCCCCTCAAGCCGGTTACCCTATG tATCCACCGGCGACACAGCCATTAATATCGCCTCAAGTTACGCCGCCAAATTCGTCAGTAGCGGAATTTTCGTCGTTGATGCAACCACCGCGTACACTCCCGCAACCACCGCCACCCCCGCCACCCACGACTGCCCAACCTGCCGGCTCAATGGTCAGCAAGCAGGTGCAG ACAACCGAAGAACTTAGGCATCAAATGGCCAATCAGCAAAAGGTGATTGACCAGCACAAATCCCATATAAATAAGTGTATAGACGTTGTAAAGAagttattaaaagaaaaatcaaacatAGAGAAGAAGGAGGCTAGGCAAAAGTGTATGCAAAATAGACTGAGGCTCGGTCAGTTTGTAACGCAAAGGGTCGGTGCGACCTTTCAAGAAAATTGGACCGATGGTTATGCCTTTCAAGAATTAGCCCGAAGACAAGAAGAAATTACGACCGAACGCGAAGAAAttgataggcaaaagaaattaCTTCTCAAAAAAAGGCCGTCTAACAGCGAAACTGGACGGAAAAGAAGTCAACAAACTCCCTCGCTGCACAATGGTACCGAGGCTACTTTTTTAAAACCTGATGCTGTACCCGGCTCTTACACGTCGCAAGAGTATTACGAAGCTGATGAAATACTCAAG CTAAGACACAGCGCTTTGAAGAAGGAGGACGCCGATCTTCAGCTCGAAATGGAGAAgctcgagagagaaagaaatcttCACATCAGAGAATTGAAGCGCATACACAACGAGGACCAATCAAGATTCAACTCTCATCCAGTACTGAATGAGCGGTATTTGTTACTCATGTTGCTAGGGAAAGGCGGCTTTAGCGAGGTCCACAAG GCATTCGACCTAAAGGAACAGCGTTACGTGGCCTGCAAAGTGCATCAACTCAATAAAGACTggaaagaagataaaaaagcCAATTATATAAA GCACGCGTTACGGGAATACAATATACACAAAGCACTGGATCATCCACGGGTCGTGAAGTTGTATGACGTTTTCGAAATTGACGCAAACTCATTTTGTACTGTTCTTGAATACTGTGATGGTCACGATTTAGATTTTTACCTTAAGCAG cATAAAACAATACCGGAGAGAGAAGCAAGATCGATCGTGATGCAAGTTGTGTCAGCATTAAAGTACCTCAATGAGATAAAACCACCAGTCATACATTACGATCTGAAACCAG gaaATATTTTGCTGACGGAAGGAAATGTCtgtggtgaaataaaaataacggaTTTCGGTCTGAGTAAAGTTATGGATGAGGAGAATTACAACCCAGATCATGGGATGGATCTCACGTCTCAAGGGGCCGGTACTTATTG GTACTTGCCACCCGAATGTTTTGTAGTTGGTAAAAATCCCCCGAAAATCTCGTCAAAAGTTGATGTCTGGAGCGTTGGAGTCATATTTTATCAGTGCCTGTATGGCAGAAAG CCCTTCGGTCACAACCAATCGCAAGCAACAATACTAGAAGAGAATATAATATTGAAAGCTACAGAGGTCCAGTTTGCAAACAAACCGACGGTTAGCAACGAAGCAAAG AGTTTTATACGGAGTTGCTTAGCGTACaggaaagaagagagaatTGACGTATTGACGCTGGCGCGACACGAGTATTTACAGCCTCCGGTCCCGAAGCACGGTCGTCAAGCAAACACGCAGCAAATACAGCAGGCGCAGCAGGCACAGCAGATACAGCAAgcacagcaacagcaacaaacATCATTCACGACCGGAATGTTCAGCGGTATGAACGCCTCGAGCAGCTCGTAG
- the Tlk gene encoding serine/threonine-protein kinase tousled-like 2 isoform X2, with the protein MLIHTRLLCTILRTKFITSLYRYETTNICHIVLLFFGFDQGGQNNATSKSVTIALATGTGPIVNNASAAVAPHSASIPSVAAVRCGQPTAVGIDWTRRENSTSRDQRNSSSSTASTNVQGQLSSQMSAGSQIQMAPQSTVNSGQSVHSQDSNMSTGSSHSDKEVDPNTPEKVPRTPSERKRKRKVDDGGGSGPGIVAKGARSAGTLDNKKINEYFPKHHVGSSPIRHAGAKSPSPQAGYPMYPPATQPLISPQVTPPNSSVAEFSSLMQPPRTLPQPPPPPPPTTAQPAGSMVSKQVQTELTCQRIQEFETQASSDLELRNNKIDELNRTTEELRHQMANQQKVIDQHKSHINKCIDVVKKLLKEKSNIEKKEARQKCMQNRLRLGQFVTQRVGATFQENWTDGYAFQELARRQEEITTEREEIDRQKKLLLKKRPSNSETGRKRSQQTPSLHNGTEATFLKPDAVPGSYTSQEYYEADEILKLRHSALKKEDADLQLEMEKLERERNLHIRELKRIHNEDQSRFNSHPVLNERYLLLMLLGKGGFSEVHKAFDLKEQRYVACKVHQLNKDWKEDKKANYIKHALREYNIHKALDHPRVVKLYDVFEIDANSFCTVLEYCDGHDLDFYLKQHKTIPEREARSIVMQVVSALKYLNEIKPPVIHYDLKPGNILLTEGNVCGEIKITDFGLSKVMDEENYNPDHGMDLTSQGAGTYWYLPPECFVVGKNPPKISSKVDVWSVGVIFYQCLYGRKPFGHNQSQATILEENIILKATEVQFANKPTVSNEAKSFIRSCLAYRKEERIDVLTLARHEYLQPPVPKHGRQANTQQIQQAQQAQQIQQAQQQQQTSFTTGMFSGMNASSSS; encoded by the exons ATGTTGATTCATACACGTTTACTGTGTACGATACTTCGTACTAAATTCATTACTTCTTTGTACCGTTACGAAACAACGAATATCTGCCAtatcgttttattatttttcggcTTCGATCAG GGTGGTCAGAACAATGCGACGAGCAAAAGTGTAACGATCGCTCTGGCCACGGGAACAGGTCCGATTGTTAACAACGCTAGTGCCGCGGTGGCGCCACATTCAGCATCGATACCGAGTGTCGCTGCTGTAAGATGCGGACAGCCAACCGCCGTAGGAATAGACTGGACACGCCGTGAAAATTCAACTTCCCGTGATCAGCGTAATTCGTCGTCCAGCACCGCCTCGACAAACGTGCAAGGACAGCTATCATCTCAG ATGTCTGCTGGATCACAAATTCAGATGGCACCCCAATCCACGGTAAACTCTGGTCAGTCGGTTCATAGTCAAGACTCGAACATGAGCACCG GCTCGTCGCACAGCGACAAAGAAGTTGATCCTAATACGCCGGAAAAGGTGCCAAGAACACCttccgagagaaagagaaagcgaAAAGTGGATGACGGAGGTGGCAGCGGGCCTGGCATTGTTGCCAAAGGTGCTCGATCCGCTGGTACtctcgataataaaaaaatcaacgagtaCTTTCCTAAACACCACGTCGGCAGTAGTCCTATTAGACACGCCGGCGCTAAGAGCCCATCCCCTCAAGCCGGTTACCCTATG tATCCACCGGCGACACAGCCATTAATATCGCCTCAAGTTACGCCGCCAAATTCGTCAGTAGCGGAATTTTCGTCGTTGATGCAACCACCGCGTACACTCCCGCAACCACCGCCACCCCCGCCACCCACGACTGCCCAACCTGCCGGCTCAATGGTCAGCAAGCAGGTGCAG ACGGAACTCACTTGCCAGAGGATACAAGAATTCGAAACTCAGGCATCGTCAGATTTGGAACTacgtaataataaaattgacgaACTAAATAGA ACAACCGAAGAACTTAGGCATCAAATGGCCAATCAGCAAAAGGTGATTGACCAGCACAAATCCCATATAAATAAGTGTATAGACGTTGTAAAGAagttattaaaagaaaaatcaaacatAGAGAAGAAGGAGGCTAGGCAAAAGTGTATGCAAAATAGACTGAGGCTCGGTCAGTTTGTAACGCAAAGGGTCGGTGCGACCTTTCAAGAAAATTGGACCGATGGTTATGCCTTTCAAGAATTAGCCCGAAGACAAGAAGAAATTACGACCGAACGCGAAGAAAttgataggcaaaagaaattaCTTCTCAAAAAAAGGCCGTCTAACAGCGAAACTGGACGGAAAAGAAGTCAACAAACTCCCTCGCTGCACAATGGTACCGAGGCTACTTTTTTAAAACCTGATGCTGTACCCGGCTCTTACACGTCGCAAGAGTATTACGAAGCTGATGAAATACTCAAG CTAAGACACAGCGCTTTGAAGAAGGAGGACGCCGATCTTCAGCTCGAAATGGAGAAgctcgagagagaaagaaatcttCACATCAGAGAATTGAAGCGCATACACAACGAGGACCAATCAAGATTCAACTCTCATCCAGTACTGAATGAGCGGTATTTGTTACTCATGTTGCTAGGGAAAGGCGGCTTTAGCGAGGTCCACAAG GCATTCGACCTAAAGGAACAGCGTTACGTGGCCTGCAAAGTGCATCAACTCAATAAAGACTggaaagaagataaaaaagcCAATTATATAAA GCACGCGTTACGGGAATACAATATACACAAAGCACTGGATCATCCACGGGTCGTGAAGTTGTATGACGTTTTCGAAATTGACGCAAACTCATTTTGTACTGTTCTTGAATACTGTGATGGTCACGATTTAGATTTTTACCTTAAGCAG cATAAAACAATACCGGAGAGAGAAGCAAGATCGATCGTGATGCAAGTTGTGTCAGCATTAAAGTACCTCAATGAGATAAAACCACCAGTCATACATTACGATCTGAAACCAG gaaATATTTTGCTGACGGAAGGAAATGTCtgtggtgaaataaaaataacggaTTTCGGTCTGAGTAAAGTTATGGATGAGGAGAATTACAACCCAGATCATGGGATGGATCTCACGTCTCAAGGGGCCGGTACTTATTG GTACTTGCCACCCGAATGTTTTGTAGTTGGTAAAAATCCCCCGAAAATCTCGTCAAAAGTTGATGTCTGGAGCGTTGGAGTCATATTTTATCAGTGCCTGTATGGCAGAAAG CCCTTCGGTCACAACCAATCGCAAGCAACAATACTAGAAGAGAATATAATATTGAAAGCTACAGAGGTCCAGTTTGCAAACAAACCGACGGTTAGCAACGAAGCAAAG AGTTTTATACGGAGTTGCTTAGCGTACaggaaagaagagagaatTGACGTATTGACGCTGGCGCGACACGAGTATTTACAGCCTCCGGTCCCGAAGCACGGTCGTCAAGCAAACACGCAGCAAATACAGCAGGCGCAGCAGGCACAGCAGATACAGCAAgcacagcaacagcaacaaacATCATTCACGACCGGAATGTTCAGCGGTATGAACGCCTCGAGCAGCTCGTAG
- the Tlk gene encoding serine/threonine-protein kinase tousled-like 2 isoform X5, whose protein sequence is MTDNCWNSGGGAGVKMEHFQATLDPRKQELLEARFLGARGGQNNATSKSVTIALATGTGPIVNNASAAVAPHSASIPSVAAVRCGQPTAVGIDWTRRENSTSRDQRNSSSSTASTNVQGQLSSQMSAGSQIQMAPQSTVNSGQSVHSQDSNMSTGSSHSDKEVDPNTPEKVPRTPSERKRKRKVDDGGGSGPGIVAKGARSAGTLDNKKINEYFPKHHVGSSPIRHAGAKSPSPQAGYPMYPPATQPLISPQVTPPNSSVAEFSSLMQPPRTLPQPPPPPPPTTAQPAGSMVSKQVQVRPTNLPRTSQVRQAKTNTPNTELTCQRIQEFETQASSDLELRNNKIDELNRTTEELRHQMANQQKVIDQHKSHINKCIDVVKKLLKEKSNIEKKEARQKCMQNRLRLGQFVTQRVGATFQENWTDGYAFQELARRQEEITTEREEIDRQKKLLLKKRPSNSETGRKRSQQTPSLHNGTEATFLKPDAVPGSYTSQEYYEADEILKLRHSALKKEDADLQLEMEKLERERNLHIRELKRIHNEDQSRFNSHPVLNERYLLLMLLGKGGFSEVHKAFDLKEQRYVACKVHQLNKDWKEDKKANYIKHALREYNIHKALDHPRVVKLYDVFEIDANSFCTVLEYCDGHDLDFYLKQHKTIPEREARSIVMQVVSALKYLNEIKPPVIHYDLKPGNILLTEGNVCGEIKITDFGLSKVMDEENYNPDHGMDLTSQGAGTYWYLPPECFVVGKNPPKISSKVDVWSVGVIFYQCLYGRKPFGHNQSQATILEENIILKATEVQFANKPTVSNEAKSFIRSCLAYRKEERIDVLTLARHEYLQPPVPKHGRQANTQQIQQAQQAQQIQQAQQQQQTSFTTGMFSGMNASSSS, encoded by the exons ATGACTGATAATTGCTGGAATTCTGGTGGTG GCGCTGGCGTCAAGATGGAGCATTTTCAGGCCACCCTGGACCCCAGGAAGCAGGAGTTATTGGAAGCCCGCTTTCTCGGAGCACGG GGTGGTCAGAACAATGCGACGAGCAAAAGTGTAACGATCGCTCTGGCCACGGGAACAGGTCCGATTGTTAACAACGCTAGTGCCGCGGTGGCGCCACATTCAGCATCGATACCGAGTGTCGCTGCTGTAAGATGCGGACAGCCAACCGCCGTAGGAATAGACTGGACACGCCGTGAAAATTCAACTTCCCGTGATCAGCGTAATTCGTCGTCCAGCACCGCCTCGACAAACGTGCAAGGACAGCTATCATCTCAG ATGTCTGCTGGATCACAAATTCAGATGGCACCCCAATCCACGGTAAACTCTGGTCAGTCGGTTCATAGTCAAGACTCGAACATGAGCACCG GCTCGTCGCACAGCGACAAAGAAGTTGATCCTAATACGCCGGAAAAGGTGCCAAGAACACCttccgagagaaagagaaagcgaAAAGTGGATGACGGAGGTGGCAGCGGGCCTGGCATTGTTGCCAAAGGTGCTCGATCCGCTGGTACtctcgataataaaaaaatcaacgagtaCTTTCCTAAACACCACGTCGGCAGTAGTCCTATTAGACACGCCGGCGCTAAGAGCCCATCCCCTCAAGCCGGTTACCCTATG tATCCACCGGCGACACAGCCATTAATATCGCCTCAAGTTACGCCGCCAAATTCGTCAGTAGCGGAATTTTCGTCGTTGATGCAACCACCGCGTACACTCCCGCAACCACCGCCACCCCCGCCACCCACGACTGCCCAACCTGCCGGCTCAATGGTCAGCAAGCAGGTGCAGGTAAGGCCCACGAACCTCCCTAGGACAAGCCAGGTCAGGCAAGCGAAGACTAACACCCCAAAT ACGGAACTCACTTGCCAGAGGATACAAGAATTCGAAACTCAGGCATCGTCAGATTTGGAACTacgtaataataaaattgacgaACTAAATAGA ACAACCGAAGAACTTAGGCATCAAATGGCCAATCAGCAAAAGGTGATTGACCAGCACAAATCCCATATAAATAAGTGTATAGACGTTGTAAAGAagttattaaaagaaaaatcaaacatAGAGAAGAAGGAGGCTAGGCAAAAGTGTATGCAAAATAGACTGAGGCTCGGTCAGTTTGTAACGCAAAGGGTCGGTGCGACCTTTCAAGAAAATTGGACCGATGGTTATGCCTTTCAAGAATTAGCCCGAAGACAAGAAGAAATTACGACCGAACGCGAAGAAAttgataggcaaaagaaattaCTTCTCAAAAAAAGGCCGTCTAACAGCGAAACTGGACGGAAAAGAAGTCAACAAACTCCCTCGCTGCACAATGGTACCGAGGCTACTTTTTTAAAACCTGATGCTGTACCCGGCTCTTACACGTCGCAAGAGTATTACGAAGCTGATGAAATACTCAAG CTAAGACACAGCGCTTTGAAGAAGGAGGACGCCGATCTTCAGCTCGAAATGGAGAAgctcgagagagaaagaaatcttCACATCAGAGAATTGAAGCGCATACACAACGAGGACCAATCAAGATTCAACTCTCATCCAGTACTGAATGAGCGGTATTTGTTACTCATGTTGCTAGGGAAAGGCGGCTTTAGCGAGGTCCACAAG GCATTCGACCTAAAGGAACAGCGTTACGTGGCCTGCAAAGTGCATCAACTCAATAAAGACTggaaagaagataaaaaagcCAATTATATAAA GCACGCGTTACGGGAATACAATATACACAAAGCACTGGATCATCCACGGGTCGTGAAGTTGTATGACGTTTTCGAAATTGACGCAAACTCATTTTGTACTGTTCTTGAATACTGTGATGGTCACGATTTAGATTTTTACCTTAAGCAG cATAAAACAATACCGGAGAGAGAAGCAAGATCGATCGTGATGCAAGTTGTGTCAGCATTAAAGTACCTCAATGAGATAAAACCACCAGTCATACATTACGATCTGAAACCAG gaaATATTTTGCTGACGGAAGGAAATGTCtgtggtgaaataaaaataacggaTTTCGGTCTGAGTAAAGTTATGGATGAGGAGAATTACAACCCAGATCATGGGATGGATCTCACGTCTCAAGGGGCCGGTACTTATTG GTACTTGCCACCCGAATGTTTTGTAGTTGGTAAAAATCCCCCGAAAATCTCGTCAAAAGTTGATGTCTGGAGCGTTGGAGTCATATTTTATCAGTGCCTGTATGGCAGAAAG CCCTTCGGTCACAACCAATCGCAAGCAACAATACTAGAAGAGAATATAATATTGAAAGCTACAGAGGTCCAGTTTGCAAACAAACCGACGGTTAGCAACGAAGCAAAG AGTTTTATACGGAGTTGCTTAGCGTACaggaaagaagagagaatTGACGTATTGACGCTGGCGCGACACGAGTATTTACAGCCTCCGGTCCCGAAGCACGGTCGTCAAGCAAACACGCAGCAAATACAGCAGGCGCAGCAGGCACAGCAGATACAGCAAgcacagcaacagcaacaaacATCATTCACGACCGGAATGTTCAGCGGTATGAACGCCTCGAGCAGCTCGTAG
- the Tlk gene encoding serine/threonine-protein kinase tousled-like 2 isoform X6, which yields MTDNCWNSGGGAGVKMEHFQATLDPRKQELLEARFLGARMSAGSQIQMAPQSTVNSGQSVHSQDSNMSTGSSHSDKEVDPNTPEKVPRTPSERKRKRKVDDGGGSGPGIVAKGARSAGTLDNKKINEYFPKHHVGSSPIRHAGAKSPSPQAGYPMYPPATQPLISPQVTPPNSSVAEFSSLMQPPRTLPQPPPPPPPTTAQPAGSMVSKQVQVRPTNLPRTSQVRQAKTNTPNTELTCQRIQEFETQASSDLELRNNKIDELNRTTEELRHQMANQQKVIDQHKSHINKCIDVVKKLLKEKSNIEKKEARQKCMQNRLRLGQFVTQRVGATFQENWTDGYAFQELARRQEEITTEREEIDRQKKLLLKKRPSNSETGRKRSQQTPSLHNGTEATFLKPDAVPGSYTSQEYYEADEILKLRHSALKKEDADLQLEMEKLERERNLHIRELKRIHNEDQSRFNSHPVLNERYLLLMLLGKGGFSEVHKAFDLKEQRYVACKVHQLNKDWKEDKKANYIKHALREYNIHKALDHPRVVKLYDVFEIDANSFCTVLEYCDGHDLDFYLKQHKTIPEREARSIVMQVVSALKYLNEIKPPVIHYDLKPGNILLTEGNVCGEIKITDFGLSKVMDEENYNPDHGMDLTSQGAGTYWYLPPECFVVGKNPPKISSKVDVWSVGVIFYQCLYGRKPFGHNQSQATILEENIILKATEVQFANKPTVSNEAKSFIRSCLAYRKEERIDVLTLARHEYLQPPVPKHGRQANTQQIQQAQQAQQIQQAQQQQQTSFTTGMFSGMNASSSS from the exons ATGACTGATAATTGCTGGAATTCTGGTGGTG GCGCTGGCGTCAAGATGGAGCATTTTCAGGCCACCCTGGACCCCAGGAAGCAGGAGTTATTGGAAGCCCGCTTTCTCGGAGCACGG ATGTCTGCTGGATCACAAATTCAGATGGCACCCCAATCCACGGTAAACTCTGGTCAGTCGGTTCATAGTCAAGACTCGAACATGAGCACCG GCTCGTCGCACAGCGACAAAGAAGTTGATCCTAATACGCCGGAAAAGGTGCCAAGAACACCttccgagagaaagagaaagcgaAAAGTGGATGACGGAGGTGGCAGCGGGCCTGGCATTGTTGCCAAAGGTGCTCGATCCGCTGGTACtctcgataataaaaaaatcaacgagtaCTTTCCTAAACACCACGTCGGCAGTAGTCCTATTAGACACGCCGGCGCTAAGAGCCCATCCCCTCAAGCCGGTTACCCTATG tATCCACCGGCGACACAGCCATTAATATCGCCTCAAGTTACGCCGCCAAATTCGTCAGTAGCGGAATTTTCGTCGTTGATGCAACCACCGCGTACACTCCCGCAACCACCGCCACCCCCGCCACCCACGACTGCCCAACCTGCCGGCTCAATGGTCAGCAAGCAGGTGCAGGTAAGGCCCACGAACCTCCCTAGGACAAGCCAGGTCAGGCAAGCGAAGACTAACACCCCAAAT ACGGAACTCACTTGCCAGAGGATACAAGAATTCGAAACTCAGGCATCGTCAGATTTGGAACTacgtaataataaaattgacgaACTAAATAGA ACAACCGAAGAACTTAGGCATCAAATGGCCAATCAGCAAAAGGTGATTGACCAGCACAAATCCCATATAAATAAGTGTATAGACGTTGTAAAGAagttattaaaagaaaaatcaaacatAGAGAAGAAGGAGGCTAGGCAAAAGTGTATGCAAAATAGACTGAGGCTCGGTCAGTTTGTAACGCAAAGGGTCGGTGCGACCTTTCAAGAAAATTGGACCGATGGTTATGCCTTTCAAGAATTAGCCCGAAGACAAGAAGAAATTACGACCGAACGCGAAGAAAttgataggcaaaagaaattaCTTCTCAAAAAAAGGCCGTCTAACAGCGAAACTGGACGGAAAAGAAGTCAACAAACTCCCTCGCTGCACAATGGTACCGAGGCTACTTTTTTAAAACCTGATGCTGTACCCGGCTCTTACACGTCGCAAGAGTATTACGAAGCTGATGAAATACTCAAG CTAAGACACAGCGCTTTGAAGAAGGAGGACGCCGATCTTCAGCTCGAAATGGAGAAgctcgagagagaaagaaatcttCACATCAGAGAATTGAAGCGCATACACAACGAGGACCAATCAAGATTCAACTCTCATCCAGTACTGAATGAGCGGTATTTGTTACTCATGTTGCTAGGGAAAGGCGGCTTTAGCGAGGTCCACAAG GCATTCGACCTAAAGGAACAGCGTTACGTGGCCTGCAAAGTGCATCAACTCAATAAAGACTggaaagaagataaaaaagcCAATTATATAAA GCACGCGTTACGGGAATACAATATACACAAAGCACTGGATCATCCACGGGTCGTGAAGTTGTATGACGTTTTCGAAATTGACGCAAACTCATTTTGTACTGTTCTTGAATACTGTGATGGTCACGATTTAGATTTTTACCTTAAGCAG cATAAAACAATACCGGAGAGAGAAGCAAGATCGATCGTGATGCAAGTTGTGTCAGCATTAAAGTACCTCAATGAGATAAAACCACCAGTCATACATTACGATCTGAAACCAG gaaATATTTTGCTGACGGAAGGAAATGTCtgtggtgaaataaaaataacggaTTTCGGTCTGAGTAAAGTTATGGATGAGGAGAATTACAACCCAGATCATGGGATGGATCTCACGTCTCAAGGGGCCGGTACTTATTG GTACTTGCCACCCGAATGTTTTGTAGTTGGTAAAAATCCCCCGAAAATCTCGTCAAAAGTTGATGTCTGGAGCGTTGGAGTCATATTTTATCAGTGCCTGTATGGCAGAAAG CCCTTCGGTCACAACCAATCGCAAGCAACAATACTAGAAGAGAATATAATATTGAAAGCTACAGAGGTCCAGTTTGCAAACAAACCGACGGTTAGCAACGAAGCAAAG AGTTTTATACGGAGTTGCTTAGCGTACaggaaagaagagagaatTGACGTATTGACGCTGGCGCGACACGAGTATTTACAGCCTCCGGTCCCGAAGCACGGTCGTCAAGCAAACACGCAGCAAATACAGCAGGCGCAGCAGGCACAGCAGATACAGCAAgcacagcaacagcaacaaacATCATTCACGACCGGAATGTTCAGCGGTATGAACGCCTCGAGCAGCTCGTAG